A window of the Streptomyces sp. Ag109_O5-10 genome harbors these coding sequences:
- a CDS encoding thiolase family protein, which translates to MRDAVIVEAVRTPVGKGKPNGSLAHVHPVELLAHTLRSLVERSGIDPALVDDVIGGTVDQVGEQAMNTTRYALLSAGFPETVPATTVDRQCGSSQQAVHFAAQGVMSGAYDIVIACGVESMSRVPMWSNVPAGKDPFGPGVAARYPEGLVPQGISAELISAKWSISRAEMDDFAVSSHRKAAAAWAAGLFDAQVAPLDGVARDESVRPGTTAEILAGLKPAYYDPGFAERFPQIEWNVTAGNASPINDGASAVLITSGETAARLGLRPLARLRDFAVTGSDPLLMLTGVIPATEKVLRRAGLGIGDIDLFEVNEAFSSVVLAWRQETGADLAKVNVHGGAIALGHPLGASGTRLTTTLVHAMRERGARFGLQTMCEAGGLANAMILEAVR; encoded by the coding sequence ATGCGTGACGCTGTCATCGTCGAAGCCGTGCGCACCCCCGTCGGCAAGGGCAAGCCGAACGGGTCCCTGGCGCACGTCCACCCCGTCGAACTCCTCGCCCACACCCTGCGCAGCCTCGTCGAGCGCTCGGGCATCGACCCCGCCCTCGTCGACGACGTGATCGGCGGCACCGTCGACCAGGTCGGCGAGCAGGCCATGAACACCACCCGGTACGCCCTGCTGTCCGCCGGTTTCCCCGAGACGGTCCCGGCGACCACCGTGGACCGTCAGTGCGGCTCCTCCCAGCAGGCCGTGCACTTCGCCGCGCAGGGCGTCATGTCCGGTGCCTACGACATCGTGATCGCCTGCGGCGTCGAGTCGATGAGCCGGGTGCCGATGTGGTCGAACGTGCCGGCCGGCAAGGACCCCTTCGGGCCCGGAGTCGCCGCGCGCTACCCGGAGGGCCTGGTCCCGCAGGGCATCAGCGCCGAGCTCATCTCCGCGAAGTGGTCGATCAGCCGGGCCGAGATGGACGACTTCGCGGTCTCCTCGCACCGGAAGGCGGCGGCCGCGTGGGCGGCGGGACTCTTCGACGCGCAGGTCGCGCCGCTGGACGGGGTCGCCCGCGACGAGTCGGTACGGCCCGGGACCACCGCCGAGATCCTCGCCGGGCTCAAGCCCGCCTACTACGACCCCGGGTTCGCCGAGCGGTTCCCGCAGATCGAGTGGAACGTGACCGCGGGCAACGCGAGCCCGATCAACGACGGCGCGTCCGCCGTGCTGATCACCTCCGGTGAGACCGCGGCGAGGCTCGGGCTGCGGCCACTGGCCCGCCTGCGCGACTTCGCCGTCACCGGCTCTGATCCGCTGCTCATGCTGACCGGCGTGATCCCGGCGACGGAGAAGGTGCTGCGGCGAGCCGGGCTCGGCATCGGGGACATCGACCTGTTCGAGGTGAACGAGGCGTTCTCCAGTGTGGTGCTGGCCTGGCGGCAGGAGACCGGGGCCGATCTCGCGAAGGTGAACGTGCACGGCGGGGCCATCGCGCTGGGGCATCCGCTGGGGGCGAGCGGGACTCGGCTGACGACGACGCTGGTGCATGCGATGCGGGAACGCGGCGCTCGCTTCGGCCTTCAGACCATGTGTGAGGCGGGGGGACTGGCCAACGCGATGATCCTGGAGGCGGTTCGGTAG
- a CDS encoding TVP38/TMEM64 family protein: MLDANRSGTATASHQATARELTIAVPAPPGFGARCTRVLLSPWSRLSLLVALLAAAGASVLLFEPQKLMTQGWPPHVAGTTAVVVFAVAYGLITVAFVPRPLLNLAAGALFGSALGMGAAMAGTVLGAWVSFVLGRMLGQEALRPLLRGRLLKAADNQFSKHGFRSMLAVRLFPGVPFWAANYAAAVSRMRCTPFLVATALGSIPNVAAYVVAGARASTPTSPVFLISVAAIVVPALAGAVVAWRKRHHLRPRR; encoded by the coding sequence ATGCTCGATGCCAACCGCTCTGGCACCGCCACGGCCTCTCACCAAGCCACCGCCAGGGAGCTGACGATCGCCGTGCCCGCTCCGCCGGGCTTCGGCGCCCGCTGCACCCGCGTGCTGCTGTCGCCGTGGTCCCGGCTGTCCCTGCTCGTCGCGCTGCTGGCGGCGGCCGGGGCGTCGGTGCTGCTCTTCGAGCCCCAGAAGCTGATGACACAGGGCTGGCCGCCACACGTGGCGGGCACCACCGCGGTGGTGGTCTTCGCCGTGGCGTACGGCCTGATCACGGTGGCGTTCGTGCCCCGGCCGCTCCTGAACCTCGCGGCCGGCGCGCTGTTCGGCTCGGCCCTGGGCATGGGCGCGGCCATGGCCGGCACCGTGCTCGGGGCGTGGGTCTCCTTCGTGCTCGGCCGGATGCTCGGCCAGGAAGCACTGCGCCCGCTGCTCCGCGGACGGCTTCTCAAGGCGGCGGACAACCAGTTCAGCAAGCACGGCTTCCGCTCGATGCTGGCGGTACGCCTGTTCCCCGGCGTTCCCTTCTGGGCCGCGAACTACGCGGCCGCCGTCTCCCGCATGCGCTGCACGCCGTTCCTGGTCGCGACCGCCCTCGGCTCGATCCCGAACGTCGCCGCCTACGTCGTGGCAGGCGCCCGCGCCTCGACCCCGACCTCCCCGGTCTTCCTGATCTCGGTGGCGGCGATCGTCGTCCCCGCGCTGGCCGGAGCAGTGGTGGCCTGGCGAAAGCGCCACCACCTGCGCCCCAGGCGCTAG
- the tuf gene encoding elongation factor Tu encodes MPKTAYVRTKPHLNIGTMGHVDHGKTTLTAAITKVLAERGTGTFVPFDRIDRAPEEAARGITINIAHVEYETDTRHYAHVDMPGHADYVKNMVTGAAQLDGAILVVSALDGIMPQTAEHVLLARQVGVDHVVVALNKADSADEELVELVELEVRELLSAHGYGGDSVPVVRVSGLKALEGEPRWTASIEALLDAVDTYVPMPERYLDAPFLLPVENVLTITGRGTVVTGAVERGTVRVGDRVEVLGADVETVVTGLETFGKPMDEAQAGDNVALLLRGVPRDAVRRGHVVAAPGSVVPARRFSARVYVLSGREGGRTTPVSTGYRPQFYIRTADVVGDVDLGEAAVARPGDTVEMTVELGRDVPLEAGLGFAIREGGRTVGAGTVTSVE; translated from the coding sequence ATGCCCAAGACGGCATACGTCCGCACCAAGCCGCATCTCAACATCGGCACGATGGGCCACGTCGACCACGGCAAGACCACCCTGACCGCCGCCATCACCAAGGTCCTCGCCGAGCGCGGCACCGGCACGTTCGTGCCGTTCGACCGCATCGACCGGGCCCCCGAGGAGGCCGCCCGCGGCATCACCATCAACATCGCGCACGTCGAGTACGAGACGGACACCCGGCACTACGCCCACGTGGACATGCCGGGCCACGCCGACTACGTCAAGAACATGGTCACCGGGGCCGCGCAGCTGGACGGCGCGATCCTCGTGGTCTCCGCGCTCGACGGGATCATGCCGCAGACCGCCGAACACGTGCTGCTCGCCCGGCAGGTGGGCGTCGACCACGTGGTGGTCGCGCTGAACAAGGCGGACTCGGCCGACGAGGAGCTGGTCGAGCTCGTCGAGCTGGAGGTCCGCGAGCTGCTCAGCGCGCACGGTTACGGCGGCGACTCCGTGCCCGTCGTACGGGTCTCCGGGCTCAAGGCGCTGGAGGGCGAGCCACGGTGGACGGCGTCGATCGAGGCGCTGCTCGACGCGGTGGACACGTACGTGCCGATGCCCGAGCGGTACCTGGACGCGCCGTTCCTGCTGCCGGTGGAGAACGTGCTCACCATCACCGGGCGCGGGACCGTCGTGACCGGTGCGGTCGAGCGGGGGACCGTGCGGGTCGGGGACCGGGTCGAGGTGCTCGGCGCGGACGTCGAGACGGTCGTCACCGGCCTGGAGACCTTCGGGAAGCCGATGGACGAGGCGCAGGCCGGGGACAACGTGGCGCTGCTGCTGCGGGGCGTGCCCCGGGACGCGGTGCGGCGGGGACACGTGGTCGCGGCGCCGGGGAGCGTGGTGCCGGCCCGGCGGTTCTCGGCGCGGGTCTACGTCCTGTCGGGGCGCGAAGGGGGTCGTACGACTCCCGTCTCGACGGGGTACCGGCCGCAGTTCTACATCCGTACGGCGGATGTGGTCGGGGACGTCGACCTCGGCGAGGCGGCGGTCGCCCGGCCCGGGGACACGGTGGAGATGACCGTGGAGCTGGGGCGGGACGTGCCGCTGGAGGCTGGGCTCGGGTTCGCCATCCGTGAGGGCGGCCGGACCGTGGGGGCGGGGACCGTGACCTCCGTGGAGTGA
- a CDS encoding spermidine synthase, with amino-acid sequence MNESIPVVRVTGHGTAKLMPDVDRERAWLLTVDGAPQSYVDLDEPTHLEFEYARRLGYVLDAVAEAGVPLDVLHLGGGACTLPRYVAATRPGSRQDVVDADRELLELVTEHLPLADGTGIALHAADARGWLEAAPAGSADVIVADVFGGSRIPAHLTSLGYAKEARRVLRGDGVYLANLADSAPFGFLRSQLATFGTVFEELALIAEPGVLRGRRFGNAVLIASHRPLDAGALARRTAADAFPARVEHGLALREFVGAARPVGDADAVPSPEPPGGAFGIG; translated from the coding sequence GTGAACGAATCCATACCCGTCGTCCGGGTCACCGGGCACGGGACCGCCAAGCTGATGCCCGACGTCGATCGGGAGCGGGCCTGGTTGCTGACCGTCGACGGGGCGCCGCAGTCGTACGTGGACCTCGACGAGCCGACGCATCTCGAGTTCGAGTACGCCCGGCGGCTCGGGTATGTACTGGACGCCGTGGCGGAGGCCGGTGTGCCACTGGACGTGCTGCATCTCGGTGGCGGTGCCTGCACGCTTCCCCGGTACGTGGCGGCGACCCGGCCCGGGTCCCGGCAGGACGTCGTGGACGCCGACCGGGAGCTGCTGGAACTGGTCACCGAGCATCTGCCGCTGGCGGACGGCACCGGGATCGCCCTGCACGCCGCCGACGCGCGAGGCTGGCTGGAAGCTGCGCCCGCAGGTTCGGCGGACGTGATCGTCGCCGACGTCTTCGGCGGGTCCCGCATCCCCGCGCATCTGACCTCGCTGGGGTACGCGAAGGAGGCCCGGCGCGTGCTGCGCGGCGACGGGGTCTACCTCGCGAACCTCGCGGACTCCGCCCCCTTCGGCTTCCTGCGCTCCCAACTCGCCACGTTCGGCACCGTCTTCGAGGAACTGGCGCTCATCGCCGAACCCGGTGTGCTGCGCGGGCGGCGGTTCGGCAACGCCGTGCTCATCGCCTCGCACCGGCCGCTCGACGCCGGCGCGCTGGCCCGCCGTACGGCTGCCGACGCCTTTCCGGCACGGGTCGAACACGGGCTCGCGCTGCGGGAGTTCGTCGGCGCGGCCCGGCCGGTCGGGGACGCGGACGCCGTACCGTCACCCGAGCCCCCCGGCGGAGCGTTCGGGATCGGCTGA
- a CDS encoding MFS transporter, with amino-acid sequence MTSASDFPGPPGAPGTASRLRRPAWAGRNYSLLTAATIVTSLGANGSLIAAAFAVLDAGGDGGDVGLVAAARTFPLVLFLLVGGAVADRFPRHRVMVAANTLNFLSQGAFAVLVLTGDPRLWQMMMLTALGGTGQAFFSPAAEGMLLSSVSGEQAGRAFAVFRMAMQSAALGGAALGGALVAAVGPGWVLAVDAAAFAVAGALRSFLDVSHIPPRIPGGGMLADLREGWREFAGRPWLWGIVVQFSIANAVVGAADAVYGPLVARDSLGGPGPWGLALAAFGAGTVAGALLMTRWRPRRLLFVGTLCVFPLALPSAALAVPVSVGVLCAVMFVAGTTVEVFGVSWMTALHQEIPEEKLSRVSAYDWFGSVSLLPLATALAGPAEQAFGRGPALWGCAGLVVAVTAAVLLVPDVRNLNRRTVPVTARPSAASADPERSAGGLG; translated from the coding sequence GTGACCTCAGCCTCCGACTTCCCCGGCCCCCCGGGTGCCCCCGGCACCGCCTCCCGCCTGCGCAGACCCGCCTGGGCGGGCCGCAACTACAGCCTGCTGACCGCGGCGACGATCGTGACGAGCCTGGGCGCCAACGGCTCCCTGATCGCCGCCGCCTTCGCGGTGCTGGACGCGGGCGGCGACGGCGGGGACGTCGGACTGGTGGCCGCAGCCCGCACCTTCCCGCTGGTGCTTTTCCTGCTCGTCGGCGGCGCCGTGGCGGACCGTTTCCCCCGCCACCGCGTGATGGTCGCGGCGAACACCCTCAACTTCCTCTCCCAGGGCGCCTTCGCCGTCCTCGTGCTCACCGGCGACCCCCGCCTGTGGCAGATGATGATGCTCACCGCGCTGGGCGGCACCGGCCAGGCGTTCTTCAGCCCGGCGGCGGAGGGCATGCTGCTGTCCTCGGTGAGCGGCGAACAGGCGGGCCGTGCGTTCGCGGTGTTCCGGATGGCGATGCAGAGCGCCGCCCTCGGGGGCGCGGCCCTGGGCGGCGCGCTGGTGGCGGCGGTGGGCCCCGGCTGGGTCCTGGCGGTGGACGCGGCGGCGTTCGCGGTCGCCGGTGCGCTGCGTTCGTTCCTCGACGTCAGCCATATCCCGCCGCGCATCCCCGGCGGGGGGATGCTGGCCGATCTCCGGGAGGGCTGGCGGGAGTTCGCGGGCCGTCCCTGGCTGTGGGGGATCGTCGTCCAGTTCTCGATCGCGAACGCGGTGGTGGGCGCCGCGGACGCGGTCTACGGCCCGCTGGTCGCCCGCGACAGCCTGGGCGGACCGGGCCCGTGGGGCCTGGCACTGGCCGCGTTCGGCGCGGGTACGGTGGCCGGCGCCCTGCTGATGACCCGCTGGAGACCCCGCCGGCTCCTGTTCGTCGGCACCCTCTGCGTCTTCCCGCTGGCGCTCCCCTCCGCGGCGCTCGCGGTACCCGTCTCCGTGGGAGTCCTCTGCGCGGTGATGTTCGTGGCGGGCACGACGGTCGAGGTCTTCGGCGTCTCCTGGATGACGGCGCTGCACCAGGAGATCCCCGAGGAGAAGCTCTCCCGGGTCTCGGCCTACGACTGGTTCGGCTCCGTCTCCCTGCTGCCCCTGGCCACGGCGCTGGCGGGCCCCGCCGAGCAGGCCTTCGGCCGCGGTCCGGCGCTGTGGGGCTGCGCGGGCCTGGTCGTCGCCGTCACGGCCGCGGTGCTCCTCGTCCCGGACGTGCGCAACCTCAACCGCCGCACGGTCCCGGTCACCGCCCGGCCGTCGGCCGCCTCAGCCGATCCCGAACGCTCCGCCGGGGGGCTCGGGTGA
- a CDS encoding DUF4442 domain-containing protein: MSIGEMLAATVPMVRTLNLEYLETTPERAVLSLPDQGDFHNHIGGPHAGAMFTLAESASGAIVIAAFGDQLSRAVPLAVSAEISYKKVALGPVRATATLGRPIADVVAELDAGKRPEFPVAVAITREDGAVTGEMTVVWTLRPNG; encoded by the coding sequence ATGTCGATCGGCGAGATGCTCGCCGCCACGGTCCCGATGGTGCGGACCCTCAACCTGGAGTACCTGGAGACCACTCCGGAGCGGGCCGTGCTGTCCCTGCCGGACCAGGGCGACTTCCACAACCACATCGGCGGCCCGCACGCGGGCGCGATGTTCACCCTCGCCGAGTCCGCGAGCGGCGCGATCGTGATCGCCGCCTTCGGCGACCAGCTCTCCCGGGCCGTGCCGCTGGCCGTCAGCGCCGAGATCTCCTACAAGAAGGTCGCCCTCGGCCCGGTCAGGGCCACCGCGACCCTGGGCCGCCCGATCGCGGACGTCGTCGCCGAACTCGACGCGGGCAAGCGTCCCGAGTTTCCGGTCGCCGTCGCCATCACGCGCGAGGACGGCGCGGTCACCGGTGAGATGACCGTTGTCTGGACGCTGCGTCCCAACGGCTGA
- the galU gene encoding UTP--glucose-1-phosphate uridylyltransferase GalU: MIAPHSPAPSSPRPVRKAVVPAAGLGTRFLPATKATPKEMLPVVDKPAIQYVVEEAAQAGLDDILMVTGRHKRAIEDHFDNAFELERALAAKGDTVRLDAVRDPARLADIHHIRQGDPLGLGHAVLCARHHVGGQPFAVLLGDDLIDARETLLRRMLDVRDRHHGSVVALMEVDPSQVHLYGCAAIEPTGEDGVVRVTGLVEKPSPRDAPGNYAVIGRYVLDPEVFEVLERTAPGRGGEIQLTDALQDLAAAGTVHGVVFDGLRYDTGDKADYLRTVVRLACERPDLGPEFTAWLKEFVAGPAEPGAGREESRAA, from the coding sequence ATGATCGCCCCCCACTCCCCCGCCCCGTCGTCGCCCCGGCCGGTCCGCAAGGCCGTCGTCCCGGCCGCCGGGCTCGGCACCCGGTTCCTGCCCGCCACCAAGGCGACCCCGAAGGAAATGCTGCCGGTCGTCGACAAGCCGGCCATCCAGTACGTCGTCGAGGAGGCCGCCCAGGCCGGGCTCGACGACATCCTCATGGTCACCGGCCGGCACAAGCGGGCCATCGAGGACCACTTCGACAACGCCTTCGAGCTGGAGCGGGCGCTGGCCGCCAAGGGCGACACCGTGCGCCTGGACGCCGTACGCGACCCCGCTCGGCTCGCCGACATCCACCACATCCGCCAGGGCGACCCGCTCGGTCTCGGCCACGCCGTGCTGTGCGCCCGGCACCACGTGGGCGGCCAGCCCTTCGCGGTGCTCCTCGGCGACGACCTGATCGACGCCCGCGAGACCCTGCTCCGCCGGATGCTGGACGTCCGCGACCGGCACCACGGCAGTGTCGTCGCGCTGATGGAGGTCGACCCGTCCCAGGTCCACCTGTACGGCTGTGCCGCGATCGAGCCGACCGGCGAGGACGGCGTGGTCCGGGTGACCGGCCTGGTGGAGAAGCCGTCCCCGCGGGACGCGCCCGGCAACTACGCGGTCATCGGCCGCTACGTCCTCGACCCCGAGGTGTTCGAGGTCCTGGAGCGGACCGCCCCCGGCCGCGGCGGCGAGATCCAGCTGACCGACGCGCTGCAGGACCTGGCGGCGGCCGGCACGGTCCACGGGGTGGTCTTCGACGGACTGCGCTACGACACCGGCGACAAGGCCGACTACCTGCGCACGGTGGTCCGGCTCGCCTGCGAACGCCCGGACCTGGGGCCGGAGTTCACGGCATGGCTCAAGGAGTTCGTGGCGGGCCCGGCAGAGCCGGGGGCCGGGCGCGAGGAGAGCCGCGCCGCCTGA
- a CDS encoding RICIN domain-containing protein, which yields MQSPYPPRPPYSPRPGSTPAESDRNLVAQLTGAPADRHHAVALLLARHWRATCDYAVVCLAAVTPTAQLVASAAFERVLGRPAGGALRPQLLVAVRETVRAWAADEAVSVVAPELRKTTGGRGLSAARPGTPERRQLAERAFQALSGASQCLLWHTEVEAEPINIPAGLLGVDTATATAALGQAREQFRTGLVRAHRELAPSQECRFYNRLLDVPIRRGGALLPDVQRHLTECRYCRHAAEQLSHFDGGLEVLLAETVLGWGARRYLDSRPGPGGVAEARPAGGEAAAEASPPATAPGGRHRTAAGSGRRTVLLAGAGLVSLALLATVLVAKGWSDDNGVPRSGTATWGAPSAGTTGSGPAVNPPSTGSASPASVGEPVEIAHGRLRSLDTGRCLDVRGGQVRTGAELLLGLCSDAGSQQWSYQDDGMLRSALDPTLCLAADPGARRVVVSYCLVHAGEVSYDLTVRGELLLRWDKDLALAADGTRVVVAGRNGSVRQRWELEAGSGGPAQTPDSPGATLPAPPGPRRAGPTGIPAQPPAPQERSAEPGEPYGTRVAQAADRHPPVSATPTTPGEPVGARSASVGDVLHSVPTTMTDVLDSVPAVVNGVGGLLG from the coding sequence GTGCAATCGCCCTACCCCCCACGCCCGCCTTACTCGCCCCGTCCAGGTTCGACCCCGGCGGAGTCCGACCGCAATCTCGTCGCCCAGCTCACCGGCGCCCCCGCGGACAGGCATCACGCCGTCGCCCTGCTGCTGGCCCGGCACTGGCGTGCCACCTGCGACTACGCCGTGGTCTGCCTCGCCGCGGTCACCCCCACCGCCCAGCTCGTCGCCAGCGCCGCCTTCGAGCGGGTCCTCGGCCGTCCGGCCGGCGGCGCCCTGCGTCCACAGCTCCTGGTGGCGGTACGCGAGACCGTCCGCGCGTGGGCCGCGGACGAGGCCGTATCGGTGGTCGCGCCGGAACTGCGCAAGACCACCGGTGGCCGAGGACTCAGTGCCGCAAGACCCGGCACCCCGGAAAGACGGCAACTCGCCGAACGTGCTTTCCAGGCCCTTTCGGGGGCCTCGCAATGCCTCCTCTGGCACACCGAGGTCGAAGCCGAACCCATAAACATACCCGCTGGTCTGCTGGGTGTCGACACCGCTACCGCGACGGCCGCCCTGGGCCAGGCCCGCGAACAATTCAGGACCGGATTGGTGCGCGCCCACCGGGAACTCGCGCCCTCGCAGGAATGCCGCTTCTACAACCGGCTGCTCGATGTCCCCATTCGCCGGGGCGGCGCTCTGCTCCCCGATGTGCAGCGGCATCTCACCGAGTGCCGCTACTGCCGGCACGCCGCCGAACAACTCAGCCATTTCGACGGCGGCCTCGAGGTGCTGCTCGCCGAGACCGTGCTCGGCTGGGGCGCCCGCCGCTATCTCGACTCGCGGCCCGGACCCGGCGGGGTCGCCGAGGCCCGGCCGGCCGGAGGCGAGGCCGCGGCCGAGGCCTCGCCTCCGGCCACGGCTCCCGGCGGACGGCACCGCACCGCGGCCGGGAGCGGACGGCGCACGGTCCTGCTGGCCGGTGCCGGCCTGGTCTCCCTCGCCCTCCTCGCCACCGTGCTGGTGGCCAAGGGCTGGTCCGACGACAACGGCGTCCCCCGCTCCGGTACGGCCACTTGGGGAGCCCCCAGCGCCGGCACCACCGGCTCCGGCCCCGCCGTGAACCCGCCCTCCACGGGCTCCGCGTCCCCGGCCTCGGTGGGCGAGCCCGTCGAGATCGCGCACGGCAGGCTGCGCAGCCTCGACACCGGGCGCTGCCTCGACGTGCGCGGCGGCCAGGTGCGGACCGGGGCGGAACTGCTGCTAGGCCTGTGTTCGGACGCCGGGTCCCAGCAGTGGTCGTACCAGGACGACGGCATGCTGCGCAGCGCGCTCGACCCCACCCTCTGCCTCGCCGCCGACCCCGGTGCGCGCAGAGTCGTGGTCTCCTACTGCCTGGTGCACGCGGGGGAGGTGTCCTACGACCTGACGGTGCGCGGCGAGCTCCTGCTCCGCTGGGACAAGGACCTCGCGCTGGCCGCGGACGGCACGCGCGTGGTCGTGGCCGGGCGGAACGGATCGGTGCGCCAGCGATGGGAGTTGGAGGCCGGGAGCGGCGGTCCGGCGCAGACGCCCGACTCGCCTGGCGCCACGCTCCCCGCACCGCCCGGGCCCCGGAGGGCCGGGCCGACGGGAATCCCCGCGCAGCCGCCCGCTCCGCAGGAGCGGTCCGCCGAACCGGGCGAGCCGTACGGCACGCGGGTCGCACAGGCCGCGGACCGGCACCCTCCTGTCTCCGCCACACCGACCACGCCCGGCGAACCCGTCGGCGCGCGATCGGCATCGGTCGGCGACGTCCTGCACTCCGTACCGACGACCATGACGGACGTCCTGGACTCCGTACCGGCCGTCGTGAACGGGGTGGGTGGCCTGCTCGGCTGA
- a CDS encoding DUF1707 domain-containing protein, with the protein MPGEISPTGKRPGPGPGSPPELRASHADRDRVVDVLRIAAGDGLLTADELDERLEAALSARTLSELATLTADLPPVSAAFGALGAEVKDVVRIEQVHSGAIERTGRWVVPRRLELAVTYCAVTLDFTDAVITHDTLRIDVAMTGKTLTLITRPGILVDTDGLQLVHTKAKYRQPPASPGTPVTLRVELAGQKAHGRVVVRPPRRTVAQWLLRRSGS; encoded by the coding sequence ATGCCGGGAGAGATCTCGCCCACCGGGAAGCGGCCCGGGCCCGGCCCCGGCTCGCCGCCCGAGCTGCGGGCCTCGCACGCCGACCGGGACCGGGTGGTGGACGTGCTGCGTATCGCGGCCGGGGACGGCCTGCTGACCGCGGACGAGTTGGACGAGCGCCTGGAAGCCGCCCTGTCGGCGCGGACTCTCAGCGAACTGGCCACGCTCACCGCCGACTTGCCGCCCGTTTCGGCCGCGTTCGGGGCGCTCGGAGCGGAAGTCAAGGACGTGGTGCGGATCGAACAGGTCCACAGTGGAGCCATCGAGCGCACGGGGCGCTGGGTGGTACCGCGCAGGTTGGAGCTCGCCGTGACGTACTGCGCGGTGACGCTCGACTTCACGGATGCCGTGATCACGCACGACACCCTGCGGATCGACGTGGCCATGACGGGGAAGACGCTGACGCTGATCACGAGGCCGGGCATCCTGGTCGACACCGACGGTCTGCAACTGGTGCACACCAAGGCCAAGTACCGTCAGCCGCCCGCTAGTCCGGGAACGCCGGTCACTCTGCGCGTGGAACTGGCCGGCCAGAAGGCCCACGGCCGTGTCGTGGTGCGGCCCCCGCGACGGACTGTGGCGCAGTGGCTGCTGCGCAGGTCCGGGTCATGA
- a CDS encoding flavin reductase family protein: MIIDAAELDAAHAYKLLIGSIIPRPVAWVSTVSAEGVANLAPISFFTAVGRKPPMVSITLQPRADGVTLKDTFVNIRDTGEFVTNLVTLPQAEAMHGSAFGYEADVDEFEALGLGKSPSEVVRAPRVEDAPISFECVVDRIIPVGDDKVDHVVWGRVVRFHIRDDLYLDRGRIDTAALPAVGRLAAEYTLVENVFTTPLDEDLVSARHGRRMRRLDGRPADWSPIDTGEWSPSGATTAPGR, encoded by the coding sequence ATGATCATTGACGCTGCGGAACTGGACGCCGCCCACGCCTACAAACTGCTGATCGGGAGCATCATTCCGCGACCGGTTGCCTGGGTCAGCACGGTGTCGGCCGAGGGCGTGGCCAACCTCGCGCCCATCTCCTTCTTCACCGCGGTGGGCAGGAAGCCGCCCATGGTCTCGATCACGCTGCAACCGCGGGCGGACGGCGTCACGCTGAAGGACACCTTCGTCAACATCCGTGACACCGGCGAGTTCGTCACCAACCTCGTGACGCTGCCGCAGGCGGAGGCCATGCACGGTTCGGCGTTCGGGTACGAGGCGGACGTGGACGAGTTCGAGGCGCTCGGCCTGGGCAAGTCGCCGTCCGAAGTGGTCCGCGCCCCCCGGGTCGAGGATGCGCCGATCTCCTTCGAATGCGTCGTCGACCGGATCATCCCCGTCGGCGACGACAAGGTCGACCACGTGGTGTGGGGCCGGGTGGTGCGCTTCCACATCCGGGACGACCTCTACCTGGACCGCGGCCGGATCGACACCGCCGCCCTGCCGGCCGTGGGACGCCTGGCCGCCGAGTACACGCTGGTCGAGAACGTCTTCACCACTCCCCTGGACGAGGACCTGGTGTCGGCGAGGCACGGCCGACGGATGCGGCGCCTGGACGGACGACCCGCCGACTGGTCACCGATCGACACCGGGGAGTGGTCCCCGTCCGGAGCCACGACCGCCCCCGGAAGGTGA
- a CDS encoding CGNR zinc finger domain-containing protein, which produces MSWTATARYGLEPAPGGLAFVQDLLNTLSAGKPRKPDLLQTPEDARAWLGQALRSWSDVTHRAAPGIELTGEDVEGLRGFRHDLFESLHGRSGDPATEPGPAASVLTLPTALRLDEHGVVHAEPRGTGWRQVASLALTEVYQAQCTDTLRRLKSCRNPRCLSAFYDRSRNNSGVWHDVHVCGNAANLRNYRARKRADTGRP; this is translated from the coding sequence ATGTCCTGGACCGCCACCGCTCGCTACGGCCTCGAGCCCGCCCCCGGCGGGCTGGCCTTCGTGCAGGACCTGCTGAACACGCTGTCGGCCGGCAAGCCGCGCAAGCCCGACCTGCTGCAGACCCCCGAGGACGCCCGTGCCTGGCTCGGCCAGGCGTTGCGGAGCTGGAGCGACGTCACCCATCGGGCCGCACCTGGCATCGAACTGACGGGCGAGGATGTGGAGGGCCTGCGCGGCTTCCGTCATGACCTGTTCGAGAGCCTGCACGGCCGGTCCGGCGACCCGGCGACCGAGCCCGGCCCGGCGGCATCGGTGCTGACCCTGCCCACGGCGCTGCGGCTCGACGAGCACGGGGTCGTCCACGCCGAGCCTCGCGGCACGGGCTGGCGGCAGGTGGCTTCACTCGCCCTGACGGAGGTCTACCAGGCGCAGTGCACCGACACGCTGCGCCGCCTGAAGTCCTGCCGCAACCCCCGCTGCCTGTCCGCCTTCTACGACCGCTCCCGCAACAACAGTGGGGTCTGGCACGACGTCCACGTCTGCGGCAACGCGGCCAACCTGCGCAACTACCGGGCACGCAAACGGGCGGACACGGGCCGGCCCTGA